One Kitasatospora sp. NBC_01287 DNA window includes the following coding sequences:
- a CDS encoding winged helix DNA-binding domain-containing protein, with product MTPLSARALNRATLERQLLLRRWELDVPQVLERLVGLQAQTPHTWYVGLWTRLVDYTPERTCDLLREAGVVRIALMRSTIHLVTAADCLWLRPLVEPVIERSTLGSFGRDLAGLDRAELAAVGRELLGEKPLTFSELGRALAERWSDRDPAAMAQGVRSSVPLVQVPPRGLWGRSGRAAHTPVEAWLGRPVEQRASVQRLVLRYLAAFGPATVRDVQQWCGLTRLAEVIDGLRPQLTVFRDEQGRELYDLPDAPRPHPDTPAPVRFLYDFDNLLLSHADRTRVLTVSCADQGFAGTMEMPRAVLVDGFVAATWRVATKRDTATLTVRPFRSLTATEREDIVDEGARLLAFTAVKAATRDIVFEPPQPG from the coding sequence ATGACGCCGCTGTCGGCCAGAGCCCTCAACCGCGCCACCCTGGAACGGCAGTTGTTGTTGCGCCGCTGGGAACTGGACGTACCGCAGGTGCTCGAACGGCTGGTGGGGCTCCAGGCGCAGACCCCACACACCTGGTATGTCGGACTGTGGACCCGCCTGGTGGACTACACACCCGAGCGGACGTGCGACCTGCTCCGGGAAGCCGGCGTGGTACGCATCGCGTTGATGCGCTCGACCATCCACCTGGTGACCGCCGCCGACTGCCTGTGGCTGCGCCCCCTGGTCGAGCCGGTCATCGAGCGCAGCACGCTGGGGTCCTTCGGCCGCGACCTGGCCGGTCTGGACCGTGCCGAGCTGGCCGCCGTCGGCCGCGAACTGCTCGGCGAAAAGCCGCTGACCTTCAGCGAGTTGGGCCGGGCGCTGGCCGAGCGGTGGTCGGATCGGGATCCGGCCGCGATGGCCCAGGGGGTCCGCTCGTCCGTGCCGCTGGTCCAGGTTCCGCCACGCGGGCTGTGGGGCCGCAGCGGGCGGGCCGCCCACACGCCCGTGGAAGCCTGGCTCGGGCGCCCGGTCGAGCAGCGGGCGAGCGTGCAGCGGCTGGTGCTGCGCTACCTCGCCGCGTTCGGGCCCGCGACCGTACGCGACGTCCAGCAGTGGTGCGGGCTGACCCGGCTGGCCGAGGTGATCGACGGACTCCGGCCGCAGCTCACGGTCTTCCGCGACGAGCAGGGCCGCGAACTCTACGACCTCCCCGACGCGCCCCGCCCGCACCCGGACACCCCGGCCCCCGTGCGCTTCCTCTACGACTTCGACAACCTGCTGCTCTCCCACGCCGACCGCACCCGCGTCCTGACCGTGAGCTGCGCGGACCAGGGCTTCGCCGGAACCATGGAGATGCCCCGCGCGGTACTCGTCGACGGCTTCGTCGCCGCGACCTGGAGGGTGGCCACGAAGCGCGACACGGCGACGCTGACGGTCCGTCCGTTCCGGAGCCTGACGGCCACCGAACGGGAGGACATCGTTGACGAGGGTGCCCGGCTGCTCGCCTTCACGGCGGTCAAGGCGGCGACCCGGGACATCGTGTTCGAGCCGCCGCAGCCGGGATGA
- a CDS encoding glutamate decarboxylase translates to MSKSDVGTLFGNRFLTMPAPSETFPEEGMTATDAMRLVGEDLAMEGDPQRNLATFVTTWMEPEAQRIIAENLHRNFIDHAEYPISAEIEQRCVRMLADLFHAPGKTTGCRTQGSSEAIMLGALSLKWNWRERRKAANLSFDRPNLVFGGDVHVVWEKFCRYFNVEPRIVPLAEDKYTIGPEDVEPHLDENTIGVVAVVGTTFTGHKDDVVGIDKLLREVREKRDLDIPIHVDGASGGFVWPFLYPDSKWDFRLEQVRSINVSGHKYGLVYPGIGWLVFREESDLAKDLVFHENYLGKTDATFTLNFSTGASMVLAQYYNFVRLGRQGYTYVMQTMQTNARALADNLRDSGRFEVIGSDLEQLPLVAFRLAGKHAYDESDIAWQLSAERGWMVPAYTLPPNAERVKILRALVKETLSRDQIDRLTRDIADACATLDQKGATTEVERAQVKRGTGY, encoded by the coding sequence ATGAGCAAGAGTGACGTCGGGACCCTGTTCGGTAACCGTTTCCTGACCATGCCCGCTCCCTCGGAGACCTTTCCCGAGGAGGGCATGACCGCGACGGACGCTATGCGGCTGGTGGGCGAGGACCTCGCCATGGAGGGCGACCCGCAGCGCAACCTCGCCACGTTCGTCACCACGTGGATGGAGCCGGAGGCGCAGCGGATCATCGCCGAGAACCTGCACCGGAACTTCATCGATCACGCGGAGTACCCGATCTCCGCCGAGATCGAGCAGCGCTGTGTGCGGATGCTCGCCGATCTCTTCCACGCGCCGGGCAAGACCACCGGTTGTCGGACCCAGGGCTCGTCCGAGGCGATCATGCTCGGCGCGCTGTCGCTGAAGTGGAACTGGCGGGAGCGCCGCAAGGCGGCCAACCTGTCGTTCGACCGGCCCAACCTGGTGTTCGGCGGTGACGTTCATGTCGTGTGGGAGAAGTTCTGCCGTTACTTCAACGTCGAGCCCCGGATCGTGCCGCTTGCCGAGGACAAGTACACGATCGGCCCGGAGGACGTGGAGCCCCACCTCGACGAGAACACGATCGGCGTCGTCGCCGTCGTCGGCACCACGTTCACCGGTCACAAGGACGACGTCGTCGGGATCGACAAGCTCCTGCGGGAGGTCCGCGAGAAGCGGGACCTCGACATCCCGATCCACGTCGACGGCGCCAGCGGCGGCTTCGTGTGGCCCTTCCTCTACCCGGACTCGAAGTGGGACTTCCGGCTCGAGCAGGTCCGATCGATCAACGTCTCGGGCCACAAGTACGGCCTGGTCTACCCCGGCATCGGCTGGCTGGTCTTCCGTGAGGAGTCGGACCTGGCCAAGGACCTCGTGTTCCACGAGAACTACCTGGGCAAGACCGACGCGACGTTCACGCTGAACTTCTCGACCGGTGCGTCGATGGTGCTCGCGCAGTACTACAACTTCGTGCGGCTGGGTCGTCAGGGCTACACCTACGTCATGCAGACGATGCAGACGAACGCCCGCGCGTTGGCGGACAACCTGCGTGACAGCGGCCGCTTCGAAGTGATCGGCAGCGATCTTGAGCAGCTGCCGCTGGTCGCCTTCCGCCTCGCCGGCAAGCACGCCTACGACGAGTCCGACATCGCCTGGCAGCTCTCGGCCGAGCGCGGCTGGATGGTGCCGGCGTACACGCTCCCGCCCAACGCGGAGCGGGTGAAGATCCTGCGGGCCCTGGTCAAGGAGACCCTGAGCCGCGACCAGATCGACCGCCTGACCCGCGACATCGCCGATGCGTGTGCCACCTTGGACCAAAAGGGAGCGACCACCGAGGTCGAGCGGGCCCAGGTCAAGCGCGGCACCGGCTACTGA
- a CDS encoding NIPSNAP family protein, which produces MTIVELRQYTLHPGARDTLIELFEREFVTGQEAVGITVGGRFRDLDDPDRFVWLRSFPDMAERARALRAFYYGPVWLAHRDAANATMLDSDDVLLLRGPGFVAPDGGGPAVATICHPLDTAAFADHFEQRLRPELAAGTLPLAVHRTEHAENTFPALPVRTGEDVLVWFTTGDAAPLPDLSAHLKSAPQQLLLSPVTRRRHDGPVSGG; this is translated from the coding sequence GTGACCATCGTCGAACTCCGGCAGTACACCCTCCACCCGGGCGCCCGCGACACCCTGATCGAGCTCTTCGAACGCGAGTTCGTGACCGGGCAGGAGGCCGTGGGCATCACCGTCGGCGGCCGGTTCCGGGACCTGGACGACCCGGACCGCTTCGTCTGGCTGCGCAGCTTCCCGGACATGGCAGAGCGAGCGCGAGCGCTACGAGCCTTCTACTACGGCCCCGTCTGGCTGGCCCACCGCGACGCAGCCAACGCCACCATGCTGGACTCGGACGACGTGCTCCTGCTGCGCGGTCCAGGCTTCGTCGCCCCGGACGGCGGCGGGCCAGCCGTCGCGACCATCTGCCATCCGCTGGACACCGCCGCCTTCGCCGACCACTTCGAGCAACGTCTGCGCCCGGAGCTGGCCGCCGGGACACTGCCTCTGGCGGTTCACCGCACCGAGCATGCGGAGAACACCTTCCCGGCCCTGCCCGTGCGGACGGGCGAGGACGTCCTGGTGTGGTTCACCACGGGGGACGCAGCACCCCTGCCGGACCTCTCGGCGCACCTGAAGTCCGCACCGCAGCAGTTGCTTCTCTCGCCGGTGACGCGGCGGAGGCACGATGGGCCAGTCTCTGGAGGATGA
- a CDS encoding YafY family protein, giving the protein MRAGRLISLLLLLQNRGRMTAHQLADELEVSVRTVYRDVEALATAGIPLYGDAGHGGGYQLLDGYRTRLTGLTAGEAQAVFLAGLPGPAAELGLGDQLVAAQLKLRASLPAELREQAGRIQERFHLDAPGWYGNVDRTPHLAAVAAAVWGRHAVWVRYRRWKAPTEVERRLEPYGLVLKAGRWYLVAAAGGGTARTYRVDQIMELRPLDEQFEPPAGFDLAAHWRNRLADFHARLHTAEAVVRLSPRGAARVRELLGHAVDRAVVDGGVVDADGWTRAAVPIESLDHAHGEFLKLGIDVEVLEPLDLRARLAATVRELAERYGAQARWR; this is encoded by the coding sequence ATGCGCGCCGGCCGACTGATCTCGCTGCTCCTGCTCCTGCAGAACCGAGGACGGATGACAGCCCATCAGCTCGCCGACGAGCTGGAGGTCTCGGTCCGGACGGTTTACCGGGACGTCGAGGCGCTTGCCACGGCAGGCATCCCGCTGTACGGGGACGCCGGGCACGGCGGCGGCTACCAGCTGCTCGACGGGTACCGCACCCGGCTGACGGGGCTCACCGCCGGTGAGGCACAGGCCGTATTCCTGGCCGGGCTGCCCGGTCCGGCGGCCGAGCTGGGCCTCGGCGATCAGCTGGTAGCCGCCCAGCTCAAGCTGCGGGCCTCCCTCCCGGCGGAGCTGCGGGAGCAGGCCGGGCGGATCCAGGAGCGCTTCCACCTCGACGCACCCGGCTGGTACGGGAATGTCGACAGGACGCCGCACCTGGCGGCCGTCGCCGCTGCGGTCTGGGGCCGGCACGCGGTATGGGTCCGCTACCGGCGGTGGAAGGCGCCCACCGAGGTGGAGCGGCGCCTGGAACCGTACGGACTGGTACTCAAGGCCGGCCGCTGGTACCTGGTGGCCGCTGCGGGCGGCGGCACCGCACGCACGTACCGGGTCGACCAGATCATGGAACTGCGGCCCCTGGACGAGCAGTTCGAGCCGCCAGCAGGGTTCGACCTGGCTGCCCACTGGCGGAACCGGCTCGCCGACTTCCATGCGCGGCTGCACACCGCAGAGGCGGTGGTGCGGTTGTCGCCGCGCGGTGCCGCCCGGGTCCGCGAGCTGCTGGGCCACGCGGTCGACCGGGCGGTCGTGGACGGCGGAGTGGTGGATGCGGACGGCTGGACCAGGGCGGCCGTGCCGATCGAGTCACTCGACCATGCCCACGGTGAGTTCTTGAAGCTGGGCATCGACGTGGAGGTCCTCGAACCACTCGATCTGCGGGCGCGCCTCGCGGCGACCGTCCGCGAACTCGCCGAACGTTACGGGGCTCAGGCCCGATGGCGGTGA
- a CDS encoding Shedu anti-phage system protein SduA domain-containing protein has protein sequence MTGRADWALELQLKIVQQEAADEGVRAAIASVIAHMTGGRGRNRRGGQELVRLLQMVRSRAAGANEWQVVRLVQDSIDFAAGRILKPDFEERYRLFQDGARNEHLQKLTAGVLSINFRYVCEVSREFLDANPGAGVEELIAYIAQLSEDAKFLDAPSDRPGRYRILRGRAETAVWLERVLQERVDVEDLAEAVRRIVTSPDALALLAADTDGQMVFRAAELQRRFAGLSLLRKAVEDPGASELDLQRALDGQHWIFGGRFVGQAAQRRLVPGDEIDIPLVRGDGALQIVELKRAMGLDHSLVKKHRNAWVPTAQVHDAVGQAVNYLVGLDENRQRVRDELGIETRRASALVLIGHPALQPQVPEEEINEALRIFNTHLNRVEVLTYKELIEHAERSLGSAPGE, from the coding sequence ATGACTGGTAGAGCCGATTGGGCACTGGAACTACAACTGAAGATCGTGCAGCAAGAGGCAGCTGACGAGGGGGTGAGGGCTGCGATTGCCTCGGTCATTGCGCACATGACGGGTGGCCGTGGCCGAAACCGCAGGGGTGGCCAGGAGCTTGTGCGACTGCTGCAGATGGTCCGCTCGCGAGCAGCTGGCGCGAACGAGTGGCAGGTCGTGCGGCTTGTACAGGACTCCATTGACTTCGCGGCGGGTCGGATCCTGAAACCTGACTTCGAGGAGAGGTACCGGCTTTTCCAGGACGGTGCACGAAACGAGCATCTCCAGAAGCTCACAGCGGGGGTACTCAGCATTAACTTCAGATACGTGTGCGAGGTCAGCCGGGAATTCCTTGATGCTAATCCGGGGGCCGGAGTGGAAGAACTTATCGCCTACATTGCGCAGTTGAGTGAGGATGCAAAGTTCCTCGATGCGCCGTCGGATCGACCTGGACGCTACCGGATCCTTCGGGGGCGTGCGGAGACGGCAGTTTGGCTGGAACGAGTGCTCCAGGAACGAGTTGACGTGGAGGACCTCGCCGAGGCCGTCCGCCGTATCGTCACGTCGCCGGATGCTCTGGCTCTTCTCGCTGCTGACACGGACGGACAGATGGTCTTCAGGGCGGCTGAGCTTCAAAGGCGCTTTGCTGGGCTTTCCCTCCTCCGCAAGGCAGTGGAGGATCCGGGTGCCTCCGAACTCGACCTTCAACGGGCCTTGGATGGTCAGCACTGGATCTTCGGTGGCCGCTTCGTCGGGCAAGCCGCGCAACGGAGGTTGGTGCCTGGCGACGAGATCGACATCCCGCTCGTCCGCGGCGACGGGGCTCTCCAAATCGTTGAGCTCAAGCGGGCTATGGGCCTGGACCATTCGCTGGTGAAGAAACACCGCAATGCCTGGGTGCCCACTGCCCAGGTGCACGACGCCGTGGGCCAAGCGGTCAACTATCTGGTCGGATTGGACGAGAACAGGCAGCGGGTGCGAGACGAGCTCGGAATTGAGACGCGTCGCGCGAGCGCGCTCGTCCTCATCGGACATCCAGCGCTTCAGCCGCAGGTGCCGGAGGAAGAGATCAACGAGGCACTTCGGATCTTCAACACCCACCTGAACCGGGTTGAGGTGCTGACTTACAAGGAGCTCATCGAGCACGCGGAACGATCCCTCGGTAGTGCCCCGGGAGAGTAG
- a CDS encoding prevent-host-death family protein has protein sequence MSTLTVSFSDLSKNSKRVADTVEQAQRIHVSRRDGEDLYLTTERHDRQREETADVTARLFAALISSDEGARAVLLALPTVFPWTRHLSAEEVREFVVDLVDSTRDVVELDVHANLHRVIVEWRATARILADPELTAQLSAPLTGEDHGEVSAP, from the coding sequence ATGTCCACTCTCACCGTCTCGTTCTCTGACTTGTCGAAGAACTCCAAACGGGTCGCCGACACCGTGGAGCAGGCCCAGCGCATCCACGTCTCGCGCCGCGACGGCGAGGATCTCTACCTCACTACCGAGCGGCATGATCGGCAACGCGAGGAGACCGCCGACGTCACCGCGCGTCTGTTTGCGGCCCTGATCAGCAGCGATGAGGGTGCACGGGCCGTGCTCCTCGCTCTCCCCACAGTCTTTCCCTGGACCCGGCACCTGTCAGCCGAGGAAGTGCGGGAGTTCGTCGTTGACCTCGTGGACAGCACTCGCGATGTCGTGGAGCTGGACGTACACGCCAACCTGCACCGCGTGATCGTCGAGTGGCGTGCCACTGCCAGGATCCTGGCCGATCCCGAACTGACCGCACAGCTCTCCGCCCCTCTCACCGGCGAGGACCACGGCGAGGTCTCCGCGCCATGA
- a CDS encoding nitroreductase yields the protein MDVYEAVDSRRAVRAFSDEPVPKEVLERVLTAATRAPSSGNLQPWRLYVVTGEPLAELKRTATARALAGDPGDEREYPMYPDGLASPYLDRFAAAAAQRYESLGIERDDPDRPRKIATLNSEAFGAPAVLFCYLDRTMGPGQWADAGMYLQTVMLLLRAEGLHSCPQVMWTVYRKTVSRAAGAGDGLVLFCGVSVGFEKEGVPQLRTGRADMTETVSFIGV from the coding sequence GTGGATGTGTATGAGGCCGTGGACAGTCGCCGGGCCGTGCGGGCGTTCAGCGATGAGCCCGTGCCCAAGGAGGTACTCGAACGAGTGCTGACCGCAGCGACGCGGGCTCCGTCCAGCGGGAACCTCCAGCCATGGCGTCTGTACGTCGTGACCGGTGAACCCTTGGCGGAACTCAAGCGGACCGCGACAGCCAGGGCACTGGCGGGGGACCCCGGCGACGAGCGTGAGTATCCGATGTACCCGGACGGGCTGGCCTCGCCATATCTGGACCGCTTTGCTGCGGCCGCCGCCCAGCGGTACGAATCGCTGGGGATCGAGCGCGACGACCCGGACCGGCCCAGGAAGATTGCCACCTTGAACTCGGAGGCGTTCGGGGCGCCGGCCGTCCTGTTCTGCTACCTCGACCGGACGATGGGTCCGGGGCAGTGGGCTGACGCGGGGATGTACCTGCAGACGGTCATGCTGTTGTTGAGGGCCGAGGGGCTGCACAGCTGCCCCCAGGTGATGTGGACCGTGTACCGGAAGACTGTCAGCCGGGCAGCCGGAGCCGGTGACGGACTCGTGCTGTTCTGCGGCGTCTCAGTGGGGTTCGAGAAGGAGGGCGTGCCGCAACTGCGCACCGGGCGGGCGGATATGACGGAAACGGTGAGCTTCATCGGAGTGTGA
- a CDS encoding peptide deformylase, with the protein MIQVRPSEQMRDLGVVQEGEPVLAEPTRAFDLPTERGAAEQVIEKLFTAMERIGQVHPFAKGMGIAAPQIGIGRAAAIVQPADPGSPPIVLLNPRITDHADEADEQFEGCLSFFDVRGSVPRPLRITVETTTLDGQVATTTYERGLARLIHHEIDHLDGLLYTARMAAGVEPIPVEQYRQTGQAWSYER; encoded by the coding sequence GTGATCCAGGTGCGGCCCAGCGAGCAGATGCGTGACCTCGGCGTCGTCCAGGAGGGCGAGCCCGTCCTCGCGGAGCCCACCCGAGCGTTCGACCTGCCCACCGAGCGCGGGGCCGCCGAGCAGGTCATCGAGAAGCTGTTCACCGCGATGGAGCGCATCGGCCAGGTCCACCCCTTCGCCAAGGGCATGGGCATCGCGGCACCGCAGATCGGGATCGGCCGGGCCGCCGCCATCGTCCAGCCCGCCGACCCTGGCAGCCCGCCGATCGTCCTGCTGAACCCGCGGATCACCGACCACGCCGACGAGGCGGACGAGCAGTTCGAGGGCTGCCTGTCGTTCTTCGACGTTCGCGGCTCGGTCCCCCGTCCGCTGCGGATCACCGTGGAGACCACCACCCTGGACGGCCAGGTGGCCACCACCACCTACGAACGCGGACTCGCCCGCCTGATCCACCACGAGATCGATCACCTCGACGGCCTGCTCTACACCGCACGCATGGCTGCCGGCGTCGAGCCCATCCCCGTCGAGCAGTACCGGCAGACCGGCCAAGCGTGGTCCTACGAGCGGTGA
- a CDS encoding helix-turn-helix transcriptional regulator, which produces MDERDDSPTVEQAAEAFAAEVSYWREVRGLSKRGLALKMGFDPSYVSHVESGRHKPTEDFARRSEETLNAGKAVWKRWLDYEGAKNRAAPAAAPPAPRRPEQPYATGSAIIVAHDGARLDFDGSHYRLTMHRLLRNTGSEPITRYLIRISVDRYPGEPERSNAHYREHPLTWDELALTATCRGEAMNWQTKHDRDAFKEVWLLFENEQGRFPLYPGEEVWIEYAYSVGEEKWGRWFQRAVRLPTEHLEVELAFPADLDPAVWGTETSMTAEAAPLRTAPIRRDEGGMRLFSWSTPTPALHARYRLEWRFRARPERDTTQGEFR; this is translated from the coding sequence ATGGACGAGCGCGACGACAGCCCGACCGTTGAGCAAGCCGCCGAGGCGTTCGCAGCGGAGGTCTCGTACTGGCGCGAGGTGCGCGGCCTGTCCAAGCGGGGGCTCGCCCTCAAGATGGGCTTCGACCCGTCGTACGTGAGCCACGTGGAATCCGGCCGGCACAAGCCGACCGAGGACTTCGCGCGTCGCTCGGAGGAGACCCTCAACGCGGGCAAGGCCGTCTGGAAGCGCTGGCTGGACTACGAGGGTGCCAAGAACCGAGCGGCCCCGGCTGCGGCTCCACCAGCCCCGCGCCGCCCCGAACAGCCGTACGCGACGGGCTCAGCGATCATCGTGGCCCACGACGGCGCCCGCCTGGACTTCGACGGCTCCCACTACCGGCTGACGATGCACCGACTGTTGCGGAACACCGGCAGCGAGCCGATCACCCGCTACCTCATCCGCATCAGCGTCGACCGCTACCCCGGCGAGCCCGAGCGCTCCAATGCCCACTACCGCGAACACCCGCTGACCTGGGACGAACTCGCACTGACCGCGACATGCCGCGGGGAGGCGATGAACTGGCAGACCAAGCACGACCGCGACGCGTTCAAGGAAGTGTGGCTGCTGTTCGAGAACGAGCAGGGCCGCTTCCCGCTCTACCCGGGCGAGGAGGTCTGGATCGAGTACGCCTACTCGGTCGGCGAGGAGAAGTGGGGCCGCTGGTTCCAGCGCGCGGTCCGCCTGCCCACCGAGCACCTGGAAGTCGAACTCGCCTTCCCCGCCGATCTCGACCCAGCGGTGTGGGGCACCGAGACATCCATGACCGCCGAAGCAGCACCCCTGCGGACCGCCCCGATCCGGCGCGATGAAGGCGGAATGCGCCTCTTCTCGTGGAGCACCCCCACACCAGCCCTCCACGCCCGGTACCGTCTCGAATGGCGGTTCCGGGCCCGACCCGAACGCGACACGACCCAAGGGGAGTTCAGGTGA
- a CDS encoding ISL3 family transposase: MSDVDVEEVLFPDLGDLEIANIEIGGDSVTVTACACAPEALCPACGAGSRRVHSRYERRLADSAVGGRRVVVKLQVRRFRCPATSCARSTFVEQVAGLTFRHGRRSLRLHTVLQSVALMLAGRAGARLSSVLSSKVSRSTLLRLIRAMPDPPTTAPRVLGVDDFALRKGHVYGTVLINIETRRPVDLLPDREAATLARWLTEHPGVEVICRDRAIAYAEGARLGAPNAVQVADRWHLFHNLTEAVERCVTRHSTQLREPAHVPTPEESAAALAELEKVTTTAKAARGAHRYADRTSERHQAVHDLLAQGLSRREISRRLGLARGTVRRFARATAPEELVVGKWQGRTSVLDDYKPYLHQRWQEGCTTAKTLFDEIKAVGYTGGLTVLRDYLRPLRSGAQPQDRSTRPPSVRDVTSWITRHPDSLTTDETLKLKGVLARCPQLATTADHVRTFAEMMTARTGHTQLAGWIDQVKATGLPELVSFVNGIGSDLGAVVAGLSLPFSSGAVEGQVNRIKMLKRQMFGRAGLDLLRKRVLLAP, from the coding sequence GTGAGCGACGTGGATGTTGAGGAAGTCCTGTTCCCAGACCTGGGCGACCTAGAGATAGCGAACATCGAGATCGGCGGCGACAGCGTGACCGTCACGGCCTGCGCGTGTGCGCCCGAGGCGCTCTGCCCTGCCTGCGGCGCCGGATCACGTCGGGTCCACAGCCGCTACGAGCGCCGGCTGGCGGACTCGGCGGTCGGTGGCCGGCGAGTGGTCGTGAAGCTGCAGGTCCGGCGCTTCCGCTGCCCCGCGACGTCGTGCGCCCGGTCGACGTTCGTCGAGCAGGTCGCCGGGCTCACTTTCCGCCACGGGCGGCGGAGCTTGCGGCTGCACACCGTCCTGCAGTCAGTGGCGCTGATGCTGGCCGGACGAGCCGGCGCCCGGCTGTCCAGCGTCCTCAGCTCGAAGGTCAGTCGCTCGACGCTGCTGAGGCTGATCCGCGCGATGCCCGATCCACCGACAACGGCACCACGAGTGCTCGGAGTTGATGACTTCGCCCTGCGCAAGGGTCACGTCTACGGCACCGTGCTGATCAATATCGAGACCCGCCGTCCCGTCGACCTGCTGCCCGACCGCGAGGCAGCCACCCTTGCCCGCTGGCTGACCGAGCACCCCGGCGTCGAGGTCATCTGCCGCGACCGCGCCATCGCCTACGCCGAAGGCGCCCGCCTCGGCGCACCCAACGCGGTCCAAGTCGCGGACCGCTGGCACCTGTTCCACAATCTCACCGAAGCCGTGGAACGCTGCGTCACCCGGCACTCCACCCAGCTGCGCGAACCCGCCCACGTTCCCACCCCCGAGGAATCCGCGGCGGCCCTCGCCGAACTGGAGAAGGTCACCACGACGGCGAAGGCGGCCAGGGGCGCCCACCGATACGCGGACCGCACCAGCGAGCGACACCAGGCCGTACACGACCTGCTCGCCCAGGGCCTGTCCCGGCGGGAGATCAGCCGCCGACTGGGCCTGGCCCGCGGCACAGTGCGCAGGTTCGCCCGCGCCACCGCCCCCGAGGAACTTGTGGTCGGCAAGTGGCAGGGCCGCACGAGCGTCCTGGACGACTACAAGCCCTACCTCCATCAGCGGTGGCAGGAAGGCTGCACCACCGCGAAGACGCTCTTCGACGAGATCAAAGCCGTCGGCTACACCGGCGGCCTCACCGTCCTGCGCGACTACCTGCGGCCCCTACGGTCCGGCGCCCAGCCGCAGGATCGCTCCACCCGGCCGCCCTCGGTCCGCGACGTGACCTCCTGGATCACCCGCCACCCCGACAGCCTCACCACGGACGAGACCCTCAAGCTCAAGGGCGTCCTCGCCCGGTGCCCGCAGCTCGCCACCACCGCCGACCACGTCCGCACCTTCGCCGAGATGATGACCGCCCGCACCGGCCACACTCAACTGGCAGGCTGGATCGACCAGGTGAAGGCCACCGGCCTGCCCGAGCTGGTGTCGTTCGTGAACGGGATCGGTTCTGATCTGGGTGCGGTGGTGGCGGGGTTGAGTCTGCCGTTCAGCTCGGGGGCGGTGGAGGGGCAGGTGAACCGGATCAAGATGCTGAAGCGGCAGATGTTCGGCCGCGCGGGCCTGGACCTCCTGCGCAAGCGCGTGCTCCTCGCCCCGTGA